A part of Aegilops tauschii subsp. strangulata cultivar AL8/78 chromosome 2, Aet v6.0, whole genome shotgun sequence genomic DNA contains:
- the LOC109734153 gene encoding protochlorophyllide reductase A, chloroplastic gives MALQLLPSTLSVPKKGSSMGAVAVKDTAAFLGVSSKAKKASLAVRTQVATAPSPVTTSPGSAAAKPSGKKTLRQGVVVITGASSGLGLASAKALAETGKWHVVMACRDFLKASKAAKAAGMADGSYTIMHLDLASLDSVRQFVDAFRRAEMPLDVLVCNAAIYRPTARTPTFTADGHEMSVGVNHLGHFLLARLLMEDLQKSDYPSRRMVIVGSITGNSNTLAGNVPPKASLGDLRGLAGGLSGASGSAMIDGDESFDGAKAYKDSKVCNMLTMQEFHRRYHEETGITFSSLYPGCIATTGLFREHIPLFRTLFPPFQKFITKGFVSEAESGKRLAQVVAEPSLTKSGVYWSWNKDSASFENQLSQEASDPEKARKVWELSEKLVGLA, from the exons ATGGCTCTCCAGCTCCTCCCCTCCACCCTCTCCGTCCCCAAGAAG GGGAGCAGCATGGGCGCGGTGGCGGTGAAGGACACGGCGGCGTTCCTGGGCGTGAGCAGCAAGGCGAAGAAGGCGTCGCTAGCGGTGAGGACGCAGGTGGCCACGGCGCCTTCGCCGGTGACGACGAGCCCGGGCTCGGCCGCGGCGAAGCCGAGCGGCAAGAAGACGCTGCGGCAGGGCGTGGTGGTGATCACGGGCGCGTCCTCCGGGCTTGGCCTCGCGTCGGCCAAGGCGCTGGCAGAGACGGGCAAGTGGCACGTGGTCATGGCGTGCCGCGACTTCCTCAAGGCCTCCAAGGCGGCCAAGGCTGCCGGCATGGCTGACGGGAGCTACACCATCATGCACCTCGACCTCGCCTCGCTCGACAGCGTCCGGCAGTTCGTCGACGCGTTCCGCCGCGCCGAGATGCCGCTGGACGTGCTCGTGTGCAACGCCGCCATCTACCGCCCCACGGCGCGCACGCCGACATTCACCGCCGACGGGCACGAGATGAGCGTGGGCGTGAACCACCTCGGCCACTTCCTGCTCGCCCGCCTCCTCATGGAGGACCTTCAGAAGTCCGACTACCCGTCCCGCCGCATGGTCATCGTCGGCTCCATCACCGGCAACAGCAACACGCTGGCGGGCAACGTGCCGCCCAAGGCCAGCCTCGGTGACCTCCGCGGGCTCGCCGGCGGCCTCAGCGGCGCGTCGGGCTCCGCCATGATCGACGGGGACGAGAGCTTCGACGGCGCCAAGGCGTACAAGGACAGCAAGGTGTGCAACATGCTGACCATGCAGGAGTTCCACCGGCGGTACCACGAGGAGACCGGCATCACCTTCTCGTCACTCTACCCCGGCTGCATCGCCACCACGGGGCTGTTCCGGGAGCACATCCCGCTGTTCCGGACCCTCTTCCCGCCGTTCCAGAAGTTCATCACCAAGGGATTCGTGTCCGAGGCGGAGTCCGGAAAGAGGCTGGCGCAGGTGGTGGCGGAGCCCAGCCTGACCAAGTCCGGCGTATACTGGAGCTGGAACAAGGACTCGGCGTCGTTCGAGAACCAGCTCTCGCAGGAGGCCAGCGACCCCGAGAAGGCACGCAAGGTCTGGGAGCTCAGCGAGAAGCTCGTCGGACTCGCCTGA